agaaagaaatttctgaatgaataggctgttcccagagtgctgtatcaaggcacctcagtgggaagtctgtgggaaggaaaaagtgtggcagaaaacggtgcacaacgagaagaggtgaccggaccctgaggaagattgtggagaagggccgattccagaccttgggggacctgcggaagcagtggactgagtctggagtagaaacatccagagccaccgtgcacaggcgtgtgcaggaaatgggctacaggtgccgcattccccaggtcaagccacttttgaaccagaaacagcggcagaagcgcctgacctgggctacagagaagcagcactggactgttgctcagtggtccaaagtacttttttcggatgaaagcaaattctgcatgtcattcggaaatcaaggtgccagagtctggaggaagactgaggagaacgaaatgccaaaatgccagaagtccagtgtcaagtacccacagtcagtgatggtctggggtgccgtgtcagctgctggtgttggtccactgtgttttatcaagggcaaggtcaatgcagctagctatcaggagattttggagcacttcatgcttccatctgctgaaaagctttatggagatgaagatttcctttttcagcacgacctggcacctgctcacagtgccaaaaccactggtaaatggtttactgaccatggtatcactgtgctcaattggcctgccaactctcctgacctgaaccccatagagaatctgtgggatattgtgaagagaacgttgagagactcaagacccaacactctggatgagctaaaggccgctaacgaagcatcctgggcctccataagacctcagcagtgccacaggttgattgcctccatgccacgccgcattgaagcagtcatttctgccaaaggattcccgaccaagtattgagtgcataactgtacatgattatttgaagattgatgttttttgtattaaaaacacttttcttttattggtcggatgaaatatgctaattttgtgagataggaattttgggttttcatgagctgtatgccaaaatcatccgtattaagacaataaaagacctgaaatatttcagttagtgtgcaatgaatctaaaatatatgaatgttaaattttcatcattacattatagaaaataatgaactttatcacaatatgctaatattttgagaaggacctgtactgtacACTACATAAACATACTTTTCTTCAGGCCAgtatttctatattaaaaattGCTTTTTTATTCATCTGAACATTTCAACAGAATCTTGGTTTTTAGTCGGAAGATATGATCATCAGAATTACCAGCAAATAAACACTTAACATGCAACATCATGAACTGTTTATGATGACCTGTAAGCTCCATCTTCAGTTTAGATTTTTGATATAAGTCATGAATTATGGTTTTAAACAGGTGTCTGATTTTCCTCAACCTGTCTACAGTctgatctgtgtttgtgtttccacAGTGGCACCTCCGACCAACTTGTCCCTTACCTGCCGTAGCCAGAAGAACATTTTGTACTGGGACTATGACCAAATTGTTCCTGGGCTCAGGTTCTTGGTCAAGATCTTCTCCGATTCAAACCTCAAAgggtatttcctttttttttaaaattctttttatACTTTGTTCTcctgcatatgtgtgtgtgttggataTTTTTGATGATCAGTACAaaatgatccatccatccatttgtttttgtctttgtttttcaccAGTTGCCGTAATGAAATTTGGGTGGACGGGCCTCCTCTACAAGCGAATGTTTCGTTTCTGTCGGATCCAGACGCTACGTACTTCCTCACAGTGAAGGCTGTGTTGGGGAAGAACGAGTCCGTTTCCTCGGATGGACTCACATTCAGCTATTTCCACAGTTCTCTAGGAGGTCAAAAATGTAAGGGTGTTCAGGAACTAATAAAACCACAGAGGGCAGCTGTGACACGTGTGACTCCGTGTGTAATGACCCTTGCTGTTTCTCAGGTCTTTTGGACCTTCCGCCTGTTAACGTCACTCCCCAGCCACATCACCAGATCCAGTTCCAGTTCAAGCATCCTTGGCTGGTGTATAAGGAAGGGCTGTCGGGAtgtaaagaacacaagaaaagaGTGTCGGAGTCCAAATTACCAAATTTTGAGTATAATGTCAAGATGGCTGGCCAGGTCAGACTGCTCACGGTTTACATCACATGCTAAGAGTAATTTTTGAATTTGGTCCTGCAGAAGCAGCTATGCAGAACTGATCAGAAACACTTTCCCTTAATGACTTGTTTTACATACAATATTGCTCTGTCAGCCATAAAAATGAGCCGCCTTTTTTGTACTTGAAGGAGCAGGACCACACCTTTGTGTGTGAGGATGCTGTGTGTGAGGAGAGGCTGCGAGTGGATGCTGCGCAGGACCAACACTGTCTGAAAATCCAGGGATCGCTCAAAAAGATGTTTGTGGAGTCCACAATGGAGTACTGCGCCCTGAAAACTGAGCCGCCTCACAGTTGAGTAAAACTTAATTTGTTCCTCAGAtacaaagaagaagaggaaagtTAAAGTTAAATAGCTCAACACAAGTAATATTAAACTCAAAGGGACACTTTCAAAACCTACTGCTGTGTCAAAATAATCCATGACCAACATCCTTATTCGTTAGTAGATTACCTTTATGCTGTTATGAGCTGCTGCAAACGTGTTTGATAGCCAGAAACCAGCTTCTGGCAGCATATCTGAGCTACCTCGTCCCTCCTCATGGGTAGATGTTCCTCTGCTGCCACCGTTTTTAAATGAGGTAGCTAAGATTGCTACTTCCAGGACTTGATCCGAGGCCTTGGTGGGGTTTGAGCTATggttggggtcattgtcctgtttcaAGGTCCAATGATGGCGAAGTCTCAGAATCCTCACAAACTGCATGACATTTTCCTCAGGATTTCCCAGTACATGATTGAATCTATCTTTCCTCCCTGTGCCACAGGCTTCCTGTGCCAGAGGAAACAAAGCAGCCCCACATCATCACTGAGCAACCGCCATGCTTTACTGTAggcatggttttctttttttagcttgATCTTTATTCTTGTTCCTCAAGACATATTGCTGATCCATTGGACCAAAaagttccagttttatttaattgctcCACAGAACAAAATCCCAAGACATCTTTGGCTTATTTATGTTGTTGTTAGCAAGTTGGAGCTGACCTTTCTTGTGCTTTTGGGTGCAGCCAGCAGGTCTTTCTGCAGGTTTTCCCTGCCTCCTCAGGAATCTGATGGCAGCCTTTGATAGCTTCCGCTTTCTGCCACTAGGTGGCGTAGCCCCAATCCATTTAACTTAAACTTGCAAACTTTGCCTTCAGTTGTATTTGATGCAGTtcaaatttgtttcttttatgaaACTTTGTATTTAAGGTGGACGAATAATTTTGAGACTGCAGGAGTCATTAAAAGCAGGATTTAGTGTTGAATTTGGATAAAATAACTGTAAATAGTTTAGTTCTTTAAATTTGCCAATAAACCTAACTTCAGATGATACTATAAAAAACAGC
This genomic stretch from Girardinichthys multiradiatus isolate DD_20200921_A chromosome 22, DD_fGirMul_XY1, whole genome shotgun sequence harbors:
- the ifngr1l gene encoding interferon gamma receptor 1-like, translated to MTLTRILLCLLLFPFVSSAQVAPPTNLSLTCRSQKNILYWDYDQIVPGLRFLVKIFSDSNLKGCRNEIWVDGPPLQANVSFLSDPDATYFLTVKAVLGKNESVSSDGLTFSYFHSSLGGQKCLLDLPPVNVTPQPHHQIQFQFKHPWLVYKEGLSGCKEHKKRVSESKLPNFEYNVKMAGQEQDHTFVCEDAVCEERLRVDAAQDQHCLKIQGSLKKMFVESTMEYCALKTEPPHSHITLYTWISIVILMGAALVAFMVYRRRTSPSSDMPRPLRFGFGDKKKHPPLMPPDDVVSPVESISVSSKEEDDQSFTPSIPGSKEYEVRMKLNPEDPEKGNAADDDTVYMAGGNLASDNEEQESDQESRSPYERRSVVLELAPEDHAEGYRG